The following proteins come from a genomic window of Malus domestica chromosome 02, GDT2T_hap1:
- the LOC103401285 gene encoding mannan endo-1,4-beta-mannosidase 7: MKHPSFALLLAILIHQQCFITPIHVSAAGDNFIRVRGVHFLLNGSPYYANGFNGYWLMYVASDLSQRHKVSSVFSEATSHGLTVARTWAFSDGGYRPLQLSPGSYNEQMFKGLDFVIAEARRYGIKLILSLVNNYESFGGRKQYVNWARSKGQYLASDDDFFRNPVVKGYYKNHVTTVLNRYNSYTGVHYKDDPTILAWELINEPRCTSDPSGRTIQAWIMEMASHVKSIDRNHLLEAGLEGFYGQAIPHRMSLNPPFNIGTDFIANNRIPGIDFATVHSYPDQWLSSSNDQTQLTFLNNWLNTHIQDAQNILRKPIFIAEFGKSWKDPGLSTYQRDLLFNTVYSKIYFSAKRGGAAAGGLFWQLLTEGMDSFRDGYDIVLSQNPSTENVIAQQSHKLNQIRKIFARRRNAWMWRRARAIRRAEWLGKHKGKPIGN; encoded by the exons ATGAAGCATCCATCTTTTGCTCTTCTTTTAGCAATTTTAATCCACCAGCAGTGTTTTATTACGCCAATCCATGTTTCAGCAGCAGGTGATAATTTCATCAGAGTGAGGGGAGTGCATTTTCTTCTCAACGGCAGCCCTTACTATGCAAACGGCTTCAATGGCTACTGGCTCATGTACGTGGCTTCCGACCTGTCTCAGAGGCACAAAGTCTCTTCTGTTTTCAGTGAAGCAACTAGCCACGGGCTCACCGTGGCTCGAACTTGGGCTTTCAGTGATGGAGGTTACAGGCCTCTTCAGCTCTCCCCTGGCTCATACAATGAGCAAATGTTTAAG ggGTTGGATTTTGTTATAGCTGAGGCCAGAAGATATGGGATTAAGCTGATATTAAGCTTGGTGAACAACTATGAGAGCTTTGGAGGAAGAAAGCAGTATGTGAATTGGGCAAGAAGTAAAGGGCAGTACCTCGCATCTGATGACGATTTCTTCAGGAACCCGGTTGTGAAGGGTTACTACAAGAACCATGTAACC ACTGTTCTTAACAGATATAACAGCTACACTGGAGTTCATTACAAAGATGACCCAACAATTTTGGCCTGGGAACTTATTAATGAACCTAGATGCACATCAGATCCTTCAGGAAGGACTATTCAG GCATGGATAATGGAAATGGCTTCACACGTGAAGTCAATAGACAGAAACCACTTACTGGAAGCTGGTCTAGAGGGATTTTATGGACAAGCAATACCACATAGGATGAGTCTCAATCCTCCCTTCAATATCGGAACAGACTTTATCGCGAATAATCGGATTCCTGGCATTGATTTTGCAACAGTTCACTCGTATCCTGATCAATG GTTGTCTAGCTCAAATGATCAAACTCAGCTCACTTTCTTGAACAACTGGCTCAACACCCACATCCAAGATGCGCAGAACATTCTCCGAAAGCCAATATTCATCGCAGAGTTTGGGAAATCTTGGAAAGATCCTGGTTTGAGCACCTACCAAAGAGACCTGCTCTTCAACACGGTGTACTCCAAGATATACTTTTCGGCAAAAAGAGGAGGAGCAGCTGCCGGGGGACTATTCTGGCAGCTCCTCACCGAAGGCATGGACTCTTTCCGTGATGGATACGACATAGTTCTGAGTCAGAATCCCTCAACAGAAAATGTGATTGCTCAACAGTCTCACAAGCTCAACCAGATTCGGAAGATTTTTGCGCGGAGAAGAAATGCTTGGATGTGGAGGAGGGCAAGGGCCATTAGAAGGGCTGAATGGTTGGGTAAACACAAAGGCAAACCTATTGGAAATTGA